A window of the Oscillospiraceae bacterium genome harbors these coding sequences:
- a CDS encoding ubiquitin-like domain-containing protein has protein sequence MRQISETVLKFKNAVRNAAAKEINAVKRTLSAAGIFCAAGFIAFAAGQTSNRVVINTDGVLKTVYTMRTSAESILAQNFITFGDYDEILCLYDEKGSITEIVIHSAFNVTIEADRAEITVEMVRGTVADAFKKADITVGEFDTVNYSLTEKVKSGMQIILTRVEKVVTVTTQPIAYETKYYETTLLKDGQKKTERAGANGEKNVTVTETYSNGVLVDTKTKEKVTLKPVTAKVIVGSNKAPALSPLTFADITLENGIPTEYTKLITGKATAYGSSDGNRTSTGVKPAVGYIAVNPDVIAYGSRLYIRSKDGKHIYGFAIAADTGPSVMKNITVADLYLGSDVEIYYWGRRDVEIYILP, from the coding sequence ATGCGACAAATCAGTGAGACGGTATTAAAATTTAAAAACGCCGTCAGAAATGCCGCAGCGAAAGAAATCAACGCGGTAAAACGAACACTCAGCGCGGCGGGCATCTTCTGCGCCGCCGGGTTCATCGCCTTCGCTGCGGGGCAGACCTCAAACCGGGTCGTCATCAACACGGACGGCGTCCTGAAAACGGTCTACACCATGCGCACCAGCGCCGAATCCATTTTGGCGCAAAATTTTATCACGTTCGGAGATTATGACGAAATCCTTTGCCTTTATGACGAAAAGGGAAGTATCACCGAAATCGTCATCCATTCCGCATTCAATGTCACAATCGAAGCCGACAGAGCCGAAATAACTGTCGAAATGGTGCGAGGCACCGTCGCCGACGCCTTCAAAAAGGCCGATATCACGGTTGGTGAATTCGACACCGTCAATTATTCACTTACCGAAAAAGTCAAGTCCGGTATGCAGATTATCCTGACGCGGGTTGAAAAAGTCGTCACCGTCACTACCCAACCGATCGCCTACGAGACCAAATATTACGAGACCACGCTGCTTAAAGACGGCCAGAAAAAGACCGAACGAGCCGGCGCCAACGGCGAAAAAAACGTCACCGTCACCGAGACGTACAGCAATGGTGTTTTGGTCGACACCAAGACCAAAGAAAAGGTCACACTCAAACCTGTCACCGCCAAGGTGATCGTCGGAAGCAACAAGGCTCCTGCTCTATCGCCTCTGACGTTTGCTGACATCACGCTCGAAAACGGCATTCCGACAGAATATACAAAACTGATTACCGGCAAGGCGACCGCCTATGGCTCAAGCGACGGAAACAGAACCTCCACCGGTGTCAAGCCCGCCGTCGGCTATATTGCTGTCAATCCGGATGTCATCGCCTATGGCAGCCGGCTGTATATACGTTCCAAGGACGGAAAACACATATATGGATTCGCCATCGCCGCCGACACCGGCCCCTCGGTGATGAAAAACATCACCGTCGCCGACCTGTACCTCGGCTCTGATGTCGAAATCTACTACTGGGGCCGCCGTGACGTCGAAATTTATATTTTACCATAG
- a CDS encoding polyribonucleotide nucleotidyltransferase produces MSETKTFSTTFCGRPFSVEIGKYAFLAGGACMVRYGETVVMASATASAKPREGIDYFPLSVDYDEKLYSVGKIPGNWQRREGRPSEAAILASRVIDRPLRPLFPKDMRNDCAVVLTVMSVDPDCTPEITAMVGASLAISISDIPWSGPISGVSAGYVNGQVVLNPTAAEREISEMEVTVASSANKVVMIEAGAKEVSNEIMLEGIRLADIENKRMVEFINEVKAAVGKPKFEVISLEPSHELFDAVKEACVEDVRYALDTDDKNVREERMNPIRDAMHERYDEVAGSAAAIDECIYKIQKYVVRRWLLDDGKRVDGRGLDDMRPLHAEVAILPRTHGTGLFSRGQTQALTVATLAPIGEKQLLDGIDGDESKRYMHHYNMPSYSTGETKASRGPGRREIGHGALGERALLPVLPSEDDFPYTIRLVSEILSSNGSTSQASICGSTLALMDAGVPITAPVAGISCGLITEGERWMTMVDIQGVEDFFGDMDFKVAGTLKGITAIQMDLKIDGLTFDIIKEALDKTLKARTYIINEVMLKCIDKPRDHLSPYAPKMATVKINPDKIREVIGSGGKVIQKICADCDVKIDVEDDGRVAIFGINIDNVNRALEIVKTIAFDPEIGAIYKGKVTRLMQFGAFVEIAPGKEGLVHISKLDFQRVEKVEDVVNVGDEVVVKVTEIDDQGRLNLSRVAAIAEIEGRPLPESASAPRPPRRDNDFHNRGPRR; encoded by the coding sequence ATGAGCGAAACGAAAACATTCTCAACCACCTTCTGCGGAAGGCCTTTTTCCGTTGAAATCGGAAAATACGCTTTCCTGGCGGGCGGCGCATGCATGGTCCGCTACGGCGAGACTGTGGTCATGGCGAGCGCAACCGCTTCCGCGAAACCGCGCGAGGGCATTGACTACTTCCCTCTCTCGGTCGACTACGATGAAAAACTCTATTCGGTCGGTAAGATTCCGGGCAACTGGCAGCGCCGCGAGGGCAGACCGTCCGAAGCCGCAATTCTGGCTTCACGTGTCATCGACCGACCTCTGCGTCCGCTGTTCCCGAAAGATATGCGCAATGACTGCGCCGTTGTTTTAACCGTGATGTCGGTTGACCCCGACTGCACGCCCGAGATCACCGCAATGGTCGGCGCGTCACTTGCCATCAGCATTTCGGACATCCCCTGGAGCGGCCCGATCAGCGGCGTTTCCGCCGGTTATGTCAACGGGCAGGTCGTGTTGAACCCGACCGCCGCGGAGCGTGAGATTTCCGAAATGGAAGTCACGGTCGCCTCTTCCGCCAACAAAGTGGTTATGATCGAAGCCGGCGCAAAGGAAGTCAGCAACGAGATCATGCTCGAGGGTATCCGCCTTGCCGATATCGAAAACAAGCGGATGGTCGAATTCATCAATGAAGTCAAAGCCGCTGTCGGCAAGCCCAAGTTCGAAGTCATCTCACTCGAACCGTCCCATGAACTCTTTGACGCGGTCAAAGAGGCGTGTGTCGAGGATGTGCGGTATGCACTGGATACCGATGATAAAAACGTGCGCGAGGAGCGCATGAACCCGATTCGCGACGCCATGCACGAGCGCTATGACGAAGTTGCCGGCAGCGCCGCAGCGATCGACGAGTGCATCTATAAGATTCAAAAATATGTCGTGCGCCGCTGGCTGCTCGACGACGGCAAACGCGTAGACGGCAGAGGTCTTGACGATATGCGTCCGCTGCATGCCGAGGTCGCCATTCTGCCCCGCACCCACGGCACCGGCTTGTTCTCCAGAGGGCAGACACAGGCGCTCACCGTCGCGACTCTTGCCCCAATCGGCGAAAAGCAGCTGCTCGACGGCATCGACGGCGACGAATCCAAGCGCTATATGCACCACTATAATATGCCGTCCTATTCGACCGGCGAGACCAAGGCCAGCAGAGGCCCCGGCCGCCGCGAGATCGGCCACGGCGCACTCGGCGAGCGCGCTCTGCTGCCGGTGCTTCCGTCCGAGGACGACTTCCCCTATACCATCCGTCTGGTCTCCGAAATTCTTTCTTCCAACGGCTCGACCTCGCAGGCCTCGATCTGCGGTTCGACTTTAGCGCTGATGGATGCGGGCGTTCCGATCACGGCTCCGGTCGCGGGCATCTCCTGCGGTCTGATCACCGAAGGCGAGCGCTGGATGACCATGGTCGATATCCAGGGCGTCGAGGACTTCTTCGGCGATATGGACTTCAAAGTCGCGGGTACCTTAAAAGGCATCACCGCGATTCAGATGGACCTCAAGATCGACGGTCTGACTTTTGACATCATCAAAGAAGCGCTGGATAAAACCCTCAAAGCGCGCACTTATATCATCAACGAAGTCATGCTGAAGTGCATCGACAAGCCGCGTGACCACCTGTCGCCCTATGCGCCTAAAATGGCAACCGTTAAAATCAATCCCGACAAGATCCGCGAAGTCATCGGCAGCGGCGGCAAAGTCATTCAAAAGATCTGCGCCGACTGCGACGTCAAGATCGACGTCGAGGACGACGGCAGAGTCGCGATCTTCGGCATTAACATTGATAATGTCAACCGCGCGCTCGAGATTGTCAAGACCATTGCGTTCGATCCGGAGATCGGTGCGATTTATAAGGGAAAAGTCACCCGCCTGATGCAGTTCGGCGCGTTCGTCGAGATCGCCCCGGGCAAAGAGGGTCTGGTACACATCTCCAAGCTCGACTTCCAACGCGTTGAAAAGGTTGAAGACGTCGTCAATGTGGGCGATGAGGTCGTGGTCAAGGTCACCGAGATCGACGATCAGGGCCGCCTGAACCTGTCCCGTGTCGCCGCCATCGCCGAGATTGAGGGCAGACCGCTGCCAGAATCGGCCTCGGCTCCGCGTCCGCCGCGCCGCGATAACGATTTCCACAACCGCGGACCGCGCAGATAA
- a CDS encoding S41 family peptidase translates to MNKKYSFGTLLCAILLAGALTFSATMVFSTITYNQKILNLYERQSMYEKLEELDRIARYDSIFNIDEKLLAQGLMEGYLAGIGDSEATYVSAADAKALSQGQGIEVGIGVKTVRTSSKYLYVYEVLEGSGASVAGIAVGDTIIKVNSEDVTQLTDSEAYVLLHAAEGTEVKVDFYRGGEQMSLTPVSQTYSTTPVTYRILDYSIGYMRITAFDANTYNQFIKAINNMTSPSEPITGLIIDLRHTSGGDIGTAAQILDRMLPEGDIMSKTLRDGTVQLVYTSDKLEFNLPVAVLTDSATAGPAELFAAAMADYGKASVVGTRTAGKGTIKKTFTLSDGSKVMLATAIINPPKSATFNGVGVKPDYSVEPLGTGDYDFYTMTAENDTQYKKAFDVVYSQIDLTSINTAPPVVSEVPDF, encoded by the coding sequence TTGAACAAAAAGTACTCGTTCGGCACCTTGTTATGTGCGATCCTTTTGGCTGGAGCGCTGACGTTCTCTGCGACCATGGTCTTTTCGACGATCACCTATAATCAAAAGATCCTCAATCTTTACGAGCGCCAGTCGATGTATGAAAAACTTGAGGAACTGGACCGGATCGCTCGCTACGACAGCATCTTTAACATTGATGAGAAGCTGCTTGCACAGGGCCTGATGGAGGGTTATCTGGCCGGAATCGGAGACAGCGAAGCGACTTATGTCTCTGCCGCCGATGCAAAGGCGCTCTCGCAAGGGCAGGGTATTGAAGTCGGAATCGGTGTTAAGACGGTCAGGACAAGCTCTAAATACTTATATGTCTATGAAGTGCTTGAGGGTTCCGGGGCGTCAGTCGCAGGCATTGCCGTCGGCGATACGATCATCAAGGTCAATTCCGAGGACGTCACGCAACTGACGGACTCTGAGGCCTATGTCCTGCTGCATGCCGCCGAGGGTACGGAAGTCAAAGTCGATTTTTACCGGGGCGGCGAGCAGATGTCGCTGACGCCTGTCTCACAGACCTATTCGACTACACCGGTTACTTACCGCATTCTCGATTATTCCATCGGATATATGCGTATCACCGCTTTTGATGCAAACACCTATAATCAATTTATCAAAGCGATTAATAATATGACATCACCGTCCGAGCCGATTACCGGCCTGATTATCGACCTTCGTCATACCTCGGGCGGAGACATCGGGACGGCGGCGCAAATACTCGATCGGATGCTGCCCGAGGGCGACATCATGTCAAAGACCCTGCGTGACGGGACGGTGCAGTTGGTCTATACCTCCGATAAACTGGAATTCAATCTGCCGGTCGCGGTTTTGACGGACAGCGCCACGGCAGGTCCGGCGGAACTGTTTGCGGCTGCGATGGCTGATTACGGAAAGGCCAGCGTCGTCGGGACACGCACTGCGGGAAAAGGCACCATTAAAAAGACCTTCACACTCTCGGACGGCTCCAAAGTGATGCTGGCGACGGCGATCATCAATCCGCCGAAGAGTGCGACTTTCAACGGCGTCGGAGTCAAACCGGATTATTCCGTCGAACCGCTGGGAACGGGCGATTATGATTTTTATACCATGACTGCCGAAAATGACACTCAATATAAGAAGGCATTTGACGTGGTGTATTCACAGATTGATTTGACCTCAATCAACACCGCCCCGCCGGTGGTCAGTGAAGTTCCCGACTTTTAA
- the rpsO gene encoding 30S ribosomal protein S15 produces MLDKEVKGGIIAANARTENDTGSPEIQIAILSKRIADLTEHCKIHKKDAHSRRGLLQMVGKRRNLLNYLMKKDISRYRAIVEKLELRK; encoded by the coding sequence ATGCTTGACAAAGAAGTCAAAGGCGGCATCATCGCCGCGAACGCCCGTACCGAAAATGATACCGGCTCTCCCGAAATCCAGATCGCGATTCTCTCCAAGCGCATCGCCGATCTGACCGAACACTGCAAAATCCATAAGAAGGACGCCCATTCCCGCCGCGGACTGCTCCAAATGGTCGGTAAGCGCAGAAACCTGTTGAATTACCTGATGAAAAAGGACATCAGCCGGTATCGCGCAATCGTCGAGAAGCTCGAACTCAGAAAGTAA
- a CDS encoding pitrilysin family protein, with protein sequence MKRFELSNGIRVLTDRRTYAKAITVAAFIGVGSRYEEEGSHGFSHFIEHMVFKGTQKRSSLEIANETDLIGSQLNAYTTKEYTCFYIRMLPEFDARGIEILGDIVTDPVFSSDELATERGVILEEINMYNDDPEDLAGDGIFQAAWAPHPLGRNIVGTAQSVGGVNSDNLRTFYEKFYRPENLVVAVSGKFDETNVLEALEKAFSPLKKIGFEKIQLIPPVFNARNTITFSRKTEQLQLCVAYPGVQIGSKQAAAMSLFNSAAGGAASSRLFRRLREELGLAYSIYSYFTAHLGGGVFTIAAGISPSAKKQALSEIDDVLKGLLNGISPEELERAKNQASAGLAMGYENSYNLAMDMGRREILGLPQRSEKKSQALIASVTLEAVRDLAQQILKNKPAACFAGKLR encoded by the coding sequence ATGAAACGATTTGAGCTTTCCAACGGAATCCGGGTGTTAACTGACCGGCGTACCTATGCAAAAGCGATCACCGTCGCGGCCTTTATCGGTGTAGGATCGCGTTATGAAGAAGAGGGCAGCCACGGCTTCTCCCACTTTATCGAGCATATGGTCTTCAAGGGCACGCAGAAGCGTTCTTCGTTGGAAATCGCCAACGAGACCGATCTGATCGGCTCGCAGCTGAATGCCTATACGACCAAGGAATACACCTGCTTCTATATCCGGATGCTGCCCGAATTCGACGCGAGAGGCATTGAGATTTTGGGCGACATCGTGACCGACCCGGTATTCTCATCCGACGAACTCGCAACCGAGCGGGGCGTAATTTTGGAAGAGATCAATATGTATAACGACGATCCCGAGGACTTGGCGGGCGACGGCATTTTTCAAGCCGCCTGGGCGCCGCACCCGCTCGGACGCAACATCGTCGGAACCGCACAGAGTGTCGGAGGCGTCAACAGCGACAATCTGAGGACGTTTTACGAGAAGTTCTACCGGCCTGAAAACCTCGTCGTCGCAGTCAGCGGGAAGTTTGACGAGACAAACGTACTTGAGGCGCTTGAAAAGGCGTTTTCACCGTTAAAAAAGATCGGATTCGAAAAGATTCAACTCATTCCGCCTGTTTTTAACGCAAGGAATACCATCACGTTCTCGCGCAAAACAGAGCAGCTGCAGCTTTGCGTCGCCTATCCGGGCGTTCAGATCGGCAGTAAGCAAGCCGCAGCGATGTCGTTATTCAATTCTGCGGCGGGCGGCGCGGCTTCGAGCCGGTTGTTCCGGCGGCTGCGCGAGGAGCTCGGGCTGGCCTATTCGATTTACAGCTATTTTACGGCGCATCTCGGCGGCGGTGTGTTTACGATTGCCGCGGGGATTTCTCCCTCCGCTAAAAAACAGGCGCTTTCGGAGATCGACGACGTTTTAAAAGGGCTTTTAAACGGGATTTCGCCCGAGGAACTCGAGCGGGCTAAAAATCAGGCAAGCGCGGGGCTTGCGATGGGATACGAAAACTCGTATAATCTGGCTATGGACATGGGCAGGCGGGAAATCCTCGGCTTGCCGCAGCGCAGCGAAAAAAAATCGCAGGCACTGATTGCTTCGGTGACCCTTGAAGCGGTGCGCGATCTAGCGCAACAGATACTGAAAAACAAACCCGCAGCTTGTTTCGCGGGGAAATTACGATAA
- a CDS encoding MerR family transcriptional regulator, whose product MEYNINELAKLAGLSARTLRYYDAFGLLSPHRNHSNGYRVYTSSEADRLQQILFYRELGMPLEEIKTVLTSDGNDRLTALEGHLTALRKKKAQLESLVATVEKTIAAAKGEIIMNDPEKFEGFKKKMIGDNETKYGKEAREKYGRKAIDASNAHVLSWTQAQYDRAQALSNELNACLKAAFEQGDPIGSLRDPGGELAQKACALHKEWLCLYRNDYSKQAHLELAQTYVDDPRFKAYYDAVAPGCAQFLRDALFVYCK is encoded by the coding sequence GTGGAATACAACATCAACGAATTGGCGAAACTCGCGGGCCTCAGCGCGCGCACGCTTCGCTACTATGATGCGTTCGGGCTTTTATCCCCGCATCGAAATCACAGCAACGGTTACCGTGTCTACACGAGCTCGGAAGCAGACCGTCTGCAGCAGATTCTGTTTTACCGTGAACTCGGCATGCCGCTTGAAGAGATCAAAACCGTTCTGACGTCGGACGGGAATGACCGGCTCACCGCTTTGGAGGGTCATCTTACGGCATTGCGGAAGAAAAAAGCGCAGTTAGAATCGCTTGTTGCGACCGTCGAAAAAACCATTGCCGCAGCGAAAGGAGAAATTATCATGAATGATCCGGAAAAATTCGAGGGATTCAAGAAAAAGATGATCGGAGACAACGAAACCAAATACGGCAAAGAAGCCCGCGAAAAGTACGGCCGCAAAGCCATAGACGCTTCAAACGCCCATGTTCTGTCGTGGACACAGGCGCAGTATGACCGGGCGCAAGCCCTATCGAACGAGCTCAACGCCTGTCTGAAAGCGGCTTTCGAGCAAGGCGATCCCATCGGATCGCTTCGCGATCCGGGAGGGGAACTCGCCCAAAAGGCCTGCGCGCTGCACAAGGAATGGCTGTGCCTTTACCGGAATGATTATTCCAAACAAGCTCATCTCGAACTTGCGCAGACCTATGTCGATGATCCCCGCTTCAAAGCGTATTACGACGCCGTAGCCCCGGGATGTGCGCAGTTTCTGCGCGACGCTTTATTCGTCTATTGCAAATAA
- a CDS encoding ASKHA domain-containing protein — protein sequence MTKPLNELLRERGLSVDAPCNGLGRCGKCRIKAGGELLPPNEVEKKALGEALDNGWRLACQTRAYGDFWVLPPQKGNARVATEGLTQKYAFSSPIDVKKTGLPAYGLAVDIGTTTVAAYLLDLSDGSRIATLGEINAQRTFGADVISRITACNEGHLDELRKAIIDQINRMAAKLCADTTRIFDVALCGNPTMQHILHGMAPEKLAVAPFIPTSLFGFEVSANELGIKANPTAKAYTLPAISAYIGGDITADVLSCGMYNDENITLMVDVGTNGEMALGNKDGIYYCSTAAGPAFEGAAIEDGMGGIEGAIGTVKAGKDDLEFEVIGNQKSIGICGSGIIDAAAVMLQIGVMDETGRLADEEELDVKYSDRLDGKTRKFIIDRETRIGLTDKDLRQVQLAKAAIAAGIDTMMHNAGIGFDQISAVWLAGGFGAHIDRDSACAIGLLPKALREKIQPVGNSAGEGAVRAILDKDAKKILSEIGNGANYIELSGDPYFMDSYVENMLF from the coding sequence GTGACAAAACCATTAAACGAACTGCTTCGTGAAAGGGGCCTTTCCGTCGACGCACCCTGCAACGGCCTCGGACGCTGCGGAAAATGCAGAATCAAGGCCGGAGGGGAGCTGCTTCCGCCCAATGAAGTTGAAAAAAAGGCGCTCGGAGAAGCGCTTGACAACGGCTGGCGGCTGGCATGCCAGACGAGAGCATACGGGGATTTTTGGGTTTTGCCGCCTCAGAAAGGTAATGCGCGTGTGGCGACGGAAGGCTTGACGCAGAAATATGCGTTTTCTTCCCCGATAGATGTCAAAAAAACCGGACTGCCCGCTTACGGGCTTGCGGTCGATATCGGCACGACGACAGTCGCGGCCTATCTGCTCGATTTAAGCGACGGCAGCAGGATCGCGACGCTCGGGGAAATCAATGCGCAGCGCACCTTCGGCGCGGATGTGATCTCGCGCATCACCGCCTGCAACGAGGGTCATTTGGATGAACTGCGCAAGGCGATTATTGATCAAATTAACCGTATGGCAGCGAAACTTTGCGCGGATACAACGCGGATTTTTGACGTTGCGCTCTGCGGCAACCCCACGATGCAGCATATTTTGCATGGGATGGCACCCGAGAAATTAGCCGTAGCACCGTTTATCCCGACGTCGCTGTTCGGATTTGAAGTATCGGCAAATGAACTCGGCATCAAGGCAAATCCCACGGCTAAAGCCTATACACTGCCTGCGATTTCGGCCTATATCGGCGGAGACATCACGGCTGACGTGCTCTCCTGCGGGATGTATAACGACGAAAATATCACGCTGATGGTCGACGTCGGCACCAACGGTGAGATGGCGCTCGGAAATAAAGACGGCATCTATTATTGTTCGACCGCGGCAGGCCCTGCTTTCGAAGGTGCGGCGATTGAGGATGGGATGGGCGGCATCGAGGGTGCGATCGGAACAGTGAAAGCCGGCAAAGACGATCTCGAATTCGAAGTCATCGGCAATCAAAAATCCATCGGTATCTGCGGTTCGGGCATCATTGATGCGGCGGCTGTCATGCTGCAAATCGGCGTGATGGACGAGACCGGGAGATTGGCAGATGAGGAGGAGTTGGATGTGAAATATTCTGATCGGCTTGACGGAAAAACAAGGAAATTCATCATCGATCGGGAGACTCGCATAGGATTGACGGATAAAGACCTCAGGCAGGTGCAGCTTGCCAAAGCTGCGATTGCCGCCGGAATCGATACGATGATGCACAACGCCGGTATCGGGTTCGACCAAATCTCGGCGGTATGGCTCGCCGGCGGATTCGGCGCACATATCGACCGTGACAGCGCCTGTGCGATCGGCCTGCTGCCCAAAGCACTCAGGGAAAAAATTCAACCGGTCGGAAACAGCGCCGGCGAGGGCGCAGTCAGGGCGATCCTCGACAAAGACGCCAAAAAGATCCTGTCCGAAATCGGAAACGGCGCCAACTATATTGAACTTTCGGGCGACCCTTACTTTATGGACAGCTACGTTGAAAACATGCTGTTTTGA
- a CDS encoding glutamate-5-semialdehyde dehydrogenase — MEFSLEKMCAAAKAASAKLAVLGGGEKNRALSAIRAAIDQNRKNILTENGKDVEDAKKNGMRESLIDRLTLTDVRIDGICKGIEELILMPDPVGIVKSGHIADNGLKITKISVPIGVIGLIVEARPNVFPDVAVLCLKSGNVCILRGGKEALRSNTVLADTMRKALENIEIDPNFINLIPTSDRTVADEFLKQDKYLDCMIPRGGAGLIQAVRQKATMPVIETGAGICSVYIDKAADLKMAVNITDNAKTSRPSVCNSAEILLCHRDIAKQALPAIKAALDGHRVQLRCCPESYEIIKGENVIPAGPEDYETEFGDMIMAVKIVGSLEEAVAHIAAHDTRHSEAIVTGDLAAAQTFLARVDAAAVYVNASTRFTDGGIFGLGAEIGISTQKLHARGPMGLAELTSYKYTVVGDGQIR; from the coding sequence GTGGAATTTTCCCTTGAAAAAATGTGTGCGGCGGCAAAAGCCGCGTCCGCGAAACTGGCCGTTCTGGGCGGCGGTGAAAAAAACCGCGCGTTATCGGCTATTCGTGCCGCAATCGATCAAAACCGAAAAAATATTCTAACCGAGAACGGTAAAGATGTTGAGGACGCGAAAAAGAACGGGATGCGCGAGTCTTTGATTGACCGGCTGACGCTGACCGATGTGCGTATCGACGGCATTTGCAAAGGAATTGAAGAATTGATTTTGATGCCCGATCCGGTAGGGATTGTCAAAAGCGGGCATATTGCCGACAATGGATTGAAAATTACCAAAATCAGCGTGCCGATCGGTGTGATCGGCTTGATTGTCGAAGCGCGCCCGAATGTCTTTCCCGATGTTGCGGTACTGTGTTTGAAATCCGGCAATGTCTGCATTTTGCGCGGAGGAAAAGAGGCGCTGCGCAGCAACACGGTTTTGGCGGACACGATGCGCAAAGCTCTGGAGAACATCGAAATTGACCCGAATTTTATCAATCTGATACCCACGTCTGACCGCACCGTTGCCGATGAGTTTTTAAAACAGGACAAATATTTGGACTGCATGATTCCGCGGGGCGGCGCCGGATTGATTCAAGCCGTCCGGCAGAAAGCCACGATGCCGGTCATTGAGACAGGCGCGGGCATCTGCAGCGTATATATCGACAAAGCTGCCGATCTTAAGATGGCCGTGAATATCACCGACAATGCAAAGACCTCGAGGCCGTCGGTCTGCAATTCGGCAGAAATTTTGCTTTGCCATCGGGATATCGCGAAACAAGCGCTTCCGGCAATCAAAGCGGCGCTCGACGGACACCGGGTTCAGCTGCGCTGCTGCCCGGAATCTTATGAGATTATAAAAGGCGAAAACGTGATCCCGGCAGGCCCTGAGGACTATGAAACCGAGTTCGGGGATATGATAATGGCGGTAAAAATCGTCGGCTCGCTCGAAGAAGCGGTTGCGCACATCGCCGCTCACGATACCCGTCACAGCGAGGCCATAGTCACAGGGGATCTCGCAGCGGCACAGACATTTTTAGCCCGTGTCGATGCGGCGGCGGTATATGTTAATGCCTCTACCCGCTTCACCGACGGCGGTATTTTCGGGCTCGGCGCGGAGATCGGGATTTCGACTCAAAAACTGCACGCCCGCGGGCCGATGGGGCTTGCGGAATTGACAAGTTATAAATATACCGTCGTCGGGGACGGACAGATTCGATAA
- the proB gene encoding glutamate 5-kinase — MQNPMTLVIKVGTSTLTHQGGSLNLRRVREIVDVLADIRNMGHKAVLVTSGAIGVGVNRLGLEKRPADLPTKQAAAAVGQCELMNIYGRLFTDYGYTVAQILLTLDVIEDVERKKNAENTFARLLEMGVLPIVNENDSISTYEIEHMNSFGENDTLAAVVARLVNADRLILLSDFDGLYDADPRKNPDAKLIPVVRKIDGDLEKAAGGAGTSLGSGGMFTKLTAAIIATQGKIPMNIINGNKPSLMYDILAGKNPGTEFVCD; from the coding sequence ATGCAAAATCCGATGACGCTGGTCATCAAGGTCGGCACCTCCACACTCACCCATCAGGGCGGATCGCTGAATCTGCGGCGGGTGCGTGAAATCGTCGATGTGTTGGCGGATATCCGCAATATGGGGCATAAAGCGGTGCTGGTCACTTCCGGCGCAATCGGCGTCGGCGTCAACCGCCTCGGGCTCGAAAAACGCCCTGCCGACCTGCCGACAAAACAGGCTGCCGCGGCAGTCGGGCAATGCGAACTTATGAATATTTACGGGCGGTTGTTCACCGATTACGGTTATACGGTAGCTCAGATCTTGCTGACGCTCGACGTCATTGAGGATGTAGAGCGCAAGAAGAACGCCGAAAATACATTTGCGCGGCTTCTTGAGATGGGCGTTCTGCCGATCGTCAACGAGAACGACTCGATTTCAACTTATGAGATCGAACACATGAACAGCTTTGGCGAAAACGATACGCTTGCTGCGGTCGTCGCAAGGCTTGTGAATGCCGACCGGTTGATTTTGCTCTCCGATTTCGATGGGCTTTATGACGCCGATCCGCGCAAAAACCCGGACGCAAAACTGATCCCGGTCGTACGTAAAATCGACGGGGATCTTGAAAAGGCGGCGGGAGGCGCCGGGACTTCGCTGGGGAGCGGAGGAATGTTCACCAAATTGACCGCGGCAATCATCGCAACACAGGGGAAAATCCCGATGAATATCATCAACGGCAATAAACCATCACTTATGTATGATATCCTTGCGGGTAAGAACCCGGGAACGGAGTTTGTCTGCGATTGA